Genomic DNA from Halorussus rarus:
CCTCGCGGCTCGGCGTTCTCGCCGCTCGGCTCCGAGGCGCTCCGCGCCTCGCGCTCGCCGGCATCCTCTCGCGCGCTCTCGATGCGGTCGAGGATGGTGTTGGCGGTCCCGCTGGGTGCGTCGCGCTTCCGGTTGTGGTGGGTCTCGGTCACCTCGACGTCGTACCCCGGCAGGTCCGCGACCGCCGACTCCACCGCCGAGAGCAGCGCCTGGACCCCGCGGCCGAAGTTCGAGGCCACGAGCACGGGGGCGTACTCGGCGCGTTCCCTGAGCGCCTGCTCGCCCTCGTCGTCGAAACCGGTGGTGCCGACCACGCTGGCGACGCCCGCCTCGGCGGCGGCCGCGACGTACGCCCGACTGCTCTCGGGACCGGTGAAGTCCACGACGGCGTCGGGGTCGCGCTCGGCCAGCAGGCGGTCGAACTCCGCCGCGGGGTCGACGGGGACGCCCGCCACCGACTCGTCCGCGTCGGGGTCGCGGTTCACGGCGAACGCGACCGAGACGTCCGCGCGGGCGTCGGCGGCTTCGAGCACCGCGCGGCCCATCCGGCCGGTCGCGCCGGTCACTGCGACGGTTGCGCTCATTGGTTTATCTCAGTTCCCCCCGCCTCTAACTCTCCGAGGATAGCCGCAAGTTCTGCCCGAACATCCTCCGAGGCCCTGGTCAGCGGCGAGCGGAGCGTAGCGGGGCCGTACCCGCGGATCTCCATCGCCTCCTTGACCGGGATGGGGTTGGTCTCGGCGAACAGCGCCCGGAACAGCGGCGCGAGCTCCTCGTGTATCTCGCGGGCCTCGGCGAAGTCGCCCGACAGGCCGGCCTCGACCAGCGAGACGGTGCGCTCGGGCTCGACGTTCGCGCTGACGCTGATGGTGCCGGCCGCGCCCAGCGACAGCATCGGGAGCGTGAGGAAGTCGTCGCCCGACAGCACCGACAACGCCTGGCCGCGGGTGCGCTCGATGACCCGTCCGATGCGGTCGAGATCGCCGCTGGCGGCCTTGTAGCCCACCACGTTCTCGTGTTCGGCGAGCGAGGCCGCGGTCTCGACCGCGATGTTGCGGCCCGTCCGCGACGGGACGTTGTAGATGATCTGGGGCAGGTCGACCTCGTCGGCGATGGTCCGGAAGTGCCGCTCCATCCCCTCGGGCTCGGGCTTGTTGTAGTACGGCGAGATGAGCAGCAGGGCGTCGGCCCCGGCGTCGGCCGAGCGCCGCGAGAGCTCCAGGGCCTCGCGGGTCGAGTTGCTGCCCGAGCCGGCGATCACGGGCACGTCGACCGCGTCGGTGACCGCCTCCACGACCTCGATGTGTTCGTCGTGGCTCAGGGTCGCGCTCTCGCCGGTCGAGCCGACCGCGAGCAGGCCGTCGACGCCGGCGTCGGCG
This window encodes:
- the dapA gene encoding 4-hydroxy-tetrahydrodipicolinate synthase; the protein is MTRTDEPFSGVYPAMTTPFESDDSIDFEQLRADARRLADAGVDGLLAVGSTGESATLSHDEHIEVVEAVTDAVDVPVIAGSGSNSTREALELSRRSADAGADALLLISPYYNKPEPEGMERHFRTIADEVDLPQIIYNVPSRTGRNIAVETAASLAEHENVVGYKAASGDLDRIGRVIERTRGQALSVLSGDDFLTLPMLSLGAAGTISVSANVEPERTVSLVEAGLSGDFAEAREIHEELAPLFRALFAETNPIPVKEAMEIRGYGPATLRSPLTRASEDVRAELAAILGELEAGGTEINQ
- the dapB gene encoding 4-hydroxy-tetrahydrodipicolinate reductase — protein: MSATVAVTGATGRMGRAVLEAADARADVSVAFAVNRDPDADESVAGVPVDPAAEFDRLLAERDPDAVVDFTGPESSRAYVAAAAEAGVASVVGTTGFDDEGEQALRERAEYAPVLVASNFGRGVQALLSAVESAVADLPGYDVEVTETHHNRKRDAPSGTANTILDRIESAREDAGEREARSASEPSGENAEPRGKRVHGREGEAPREAGEIGVHARRAGAITGEHEVLLAGNHEEVRLTHRAEDRGVFAEGALDAAVWLAGREPGWYDFADVVEGDA